One region of Acidobacteriota bacterium genomic DNA includes:
- the nusA gene encoding transcription termination/antitermination protein NusA, whose translation MSNPLQQTIEALAKEKGIEPDVIVTAIEDAVLTASRKYYKSTENLRTKFNHETGQVELFSVRQIVEEVTDPLTEISLAEAQELYGDEAEVDMEIEFPKPTDVLGRIAAQTAKQVIFQKVREAERDNVYALYSDRVNEVINGTVKRFENGDIVVDAERVEALLPRREQSRAENYTTGDRIRAVIREVNKNTKGPQIILSRTDPTLLVKMFEQEVPEIYDGTVTIRGAVREAGDRAKVAVHSRERDVDPVGACVGMKGTRVQAIIRELRGEKIDIVEWSDDPVVFVTNAISPARVQRVTVVDSEEPIVEVVVEDRQLSLAIGKKGQNVRLAAKLTGWKIDIKSEEEKRREVEARFDEIEEDEEAGTLTLPGLDDGQLLRLSEAGLDTADRLLEVAAAELAEVAGVDEATAGDLQAAVREQVDAAARAARAPDETDDLSTIDPAGTTPEAPADTPGETPTAE comes from the coding sequence ATGAGCAATCCGCTGCAACAGACCATCGAGGCACTGGCCAAGGAGAAGGGCATCGAGCCGGACGTCATCGTCACGGCTATCGAGGACGCGGTGCTGACCGCCTCGCGCAAGTACTACAAGTCGACCGAGAACCTGCGGACCAAGTTCAATCACGAGACGGGCCAGGTAGAGCTGTTCTCGGTGCGCCAGATCGTCGAGGAAGTCACCGATCCGCTGACGGAGATCTCGCTTGCGGAGGCCCAGGAGCTGTACGGGGACGAGGCCGAGGTCGACATGGAAATCGAGTTCCCCAAGCCGACCGACGTGCTCGGGAGAATCGCCGCGCAGACCGCGAAGCAGGTGATCTTCCAGAAGGTGCGCGAGGCGGAACGCGACAACGTCTACGCCCTCTACAGCGACCGCGTCAACGAGGTCATCAACGGCACGGTCAAGCGGTTCGAGAACGGCGACATCGTCGTCGACGCCGAGCGCGTGGAGGCGCTGCTTCCGCGGCGGGAGCAGTCGCGCGCCGAGAACTACACGACCGGCGACCGCATCCGGGCGGTCATTCGCGAGGTCAACAAGAACACCAAGGGACCGCAGATCATCCTGTCGCGCACCGACCCCACGCTGCTGGTCAAGATGTTCGAGCAGGAAGTGCCCGAGATCTACGACGGGACGGTCACCATCCGCGGAGCGGTCCGCGAGGCCGGCGACAGGGCCAAGGTCGCCGTCCATTCGCGCGAGCGCGACGTCGACCCGGTCGGCGCCTGCGTAGGAATGAAGGGCACGCGGGTGCAGGCGATCATCCGGGAATTGCGCGGCGAGAAGATCGACATCGTCGAATGGTCGGATGATCCCGTCGTCTTCGTCACCAACGCCATCAGCCCGGCCAGGGTGCAACGGGTGACCGTGGTCGACAGCGAGGAGCCGATCGTCGAAGTGGTCGTGGAGGATCGCCAGCTTTCGCTCGCGATCGGCAAGAAGGGCCAGAACGTCCGCCTGGCGGCCAAGCTGACCGGCTGGAAGATCGACATCAAGAGCGAGGAAGAGAAGCGGCGTGAAGTGGAAGCCCGGTTCGACGAGATCGAAGAGGACGAGGAGGCCGGCACCCTCACGCTGCCCGGACTCGACGACGGGCAACTCCTGCGGCTGAGCGAGGCGGGACTGGACACGGCCGACCGCCTGCTGGAGGTCGCAGCGGCCGAGCTGGCCGAGGTGGCGGGCGTGGACGAGGCAACGGCCGGGGATCTGCAGGCCGCCGTGCGCGAGCAGGTCGACGCTGCCGCAAGAGCCGCCCGGGCGCCCGACGAGACCGATGATTTGTCGACGATCGATCCGGCGGGGACGACGCCCGAAGCGCCGGCGGACACGCCCGGCGAGACACCGACAGCGGAGTGA
- a CDS encoding ribosome maturation factor RimP, whose translation MAVRAGAHSRDHPVPAHAVSPDAITAGFRDILCRLRETKCCRSGRFAHFFVFQGAVAGRRRGRDRVKPGEGRVAQVWSIAERVARDFGLDVFDVQLQRESVGWLLRVVIDRAPGAAGEAGDAAAEAVTLDDCARVSTDLSVVLDVDFDFEHPYTLEVSSPGLDRPLRHVDDCRRFRGRLARFVTSEAVDGQRFICGRIAGVEPESGEPPAQAALVVVTAGRRVHRIPWALVTRARLEVEL comes from the coding sequence GTGGCTGTGCGGGCTGGAGCACATTCGCGAGACCATCCCGTACCCGCGCATGCTGTATCGCCTGACGCCATAACGGCCGGCTTCCGTGATATACTCTGTCGGCTACGAGAGACGAAGTGCTGCAGAAGTGGGCGTTTCGCCCACTTCTTTGTGTTTCAGGGCGCAGTTGCCGGGCGAAGGCGGGGTAGAGACAGGGTGAAGCCCGGTGAAGGCCGGGTTGCGCAGGTCTGGTCCATCGCGGAGCGGGTGGCCCGCGACTTCGGGCTCGATGTCTTCGACGTCCAGCTTCAGCGCGAGTCGGTGGGGTGGCTGTTGCGAGTCGTCATCGACCGGGCGCCGGGCGCGGCCGGCGAGGCAGGCGACGCTGCGGCCGAAGCGGTTACCCTCGACGATTGCGCGCGGGTGAGCACGGACCTGAGCGTGGTGCTCGACGTCGATTTCGACTTCGAGCATCCGTACACCCTGGAAGTGTCCTCGCCGGGCCTCGACCGCCCGTTACGGCACGTGGACGACTGCCGGCGCTTCCGAGGTCGGCTCGCCCGGTTCGTGACGTCGGAAGCCGTCGACGGACAACGCTTCATTTGCGGGCGGATCGCCGGGGTCGAGCCGGAGAGCGGCGAGCCGCCGGCGCAGGCGGCACTCGTCGTGGTGACGGCAGGACGGCGCGTCCACCGCATTCCGTGGGCGCTTGTGACGCGGGCTCGACTGGAAGTGGAGTTGTGA